A genomic stretch from Mastacembelus armatus chromosome 12, fMasArm1.2, whole genome shotgun sequence includes:
- the urm1 gene encoding ubiquitin-related modifier 1 has translation MAAPLAIQLEFGGGAELLFNGVKEHHVTLPSQSEPWDMKQLLVWIQQNLLKERPELFVQGDSVRPGILVLINDADWELMGELDYQLQEQDNVVFISTLHGG, from the exons ATGGCAGCGCCTTTAGCGATTCAGCTGGAGTTTGG aggaggagcagagctgCTTTTTAATGGCGTCAAGGAGCATCATGTGACTCTTCCAAGCCAATCAGAACCTT GGGACATGAAGCAGCTGCTGGTCTGGATCCAACAGAACCTGCTGAAGGAAAGGCCTGAACTCTTTGTCCAGGGAGactctgt GAGACCTGGAATTCTGGTGCTTATCAACGATGCGGACTGGGAGCTAATG GGGGAGCTGGATTACCAGCTACAAGAACAAGACAACGTTGTGTTTATTTCTACTCTTCATGGAGGATAG